The DNA region CTTCAGCCCCTTGTTCGTCTTTGCAAACGCCGCCTCCTTCTCGAAAAACGCCCCGCCCGCCCATTCACACGCCGGACTCGCCGCGATGTACGCCTGAAATAATCCCGGCCGCTCCAGCATCGCATTCAACGTGAAAAGTCCTCCCAGCGAACTTCCCGCCAGCACCCGATACGACGCGTCCGCCCGATACTCCCGCTCCACAAACGGAATGATCTCCTTCTCGATCACCGACAAAAATTCCCCCGCATGCCCGCTCCCCGCCGCCCGCTTGTCCTCCGGATGCGCCACCGGCGTGTAATCGTAACGGCGCAAGCTGTCGTAATCCGGTTTCTCCCCCGCGTACCCCAAACCCACGATGATGAACTCCGGCACCACCTTGTCGTAGATGAGATTTCCATACAGGCCGCACAACAGCGTGAAATCCCAGTAGCCATCGCATAGATAGAGCACCGGATAACGTTTCTCCGGATTCGCCGCGTAGCCGTACGGCAGCGCCACATAGAGCTGATAATCCCGCCCATTCGCCGCCGTCGGCAGCACGCGAATCTGAGAGTTACCGATCACATGCTGCGGAAACACCGCGGCCCGCTCAGCCT from Nibricoccus aquaticus includes:
- a CDS encoding alpha/beta hydrolase codes for the protein MNYPKMVLMAAGLLLGAAGVVGGAEAERAAVFPQHVIGNSQIRVLPTAANGRDYQLYVALPYGYAANPEKRYPVLYLCDGYWDFTLLCGLYGNLIYDKVVPEFIIVGLGYAGEKPDYDSLRRYDYTPVAHPEDKRAAGSGHAGEFLSVIEKEIIPFVEREYRADASYRVLAGSSLGGLFTLNAMLERPGLFQAYIAASPACEWAGGAFFEKEAAFAKTNKGLKARLFMTAATEEWPELLAAAKRFDRQLAARTYAGFTYQFRLIDGERHGGTKPESYNRGVRFAFGPLRAKE